In one window of Harpia harpyja isolate bHarHar1 chromosome 11, bHarHar1 primary haplotype, whole genome shotgun sequence DNA:
- the HOMER3 gene encoding homer protein homolog 3 isoform X3 encodes MGEQPIFSTRAHVFQIDPATKRNWIPASKHALTVSYFYDATRNVYRIISVGGTKAIINSTITPNMTFTKTSQKFGQWADSRANTVYGLGFASEQHLSQFAEKFQEVKEAARLAREKSQDKTELTNPALNITSHQVLPSPIISSNGPGEDKLFRSQSADVEITTEKERLKKMLSEGSVSEVQWEAEFFSLQDNNNKLVAALHEANANVDQWKKQLAAYQEETETLRQRVAELESQGAHDSSSENNKEELSQTLEELELLIKAKDEEIQMLKSQKCGRWEAEGEREEILQKLQELEARNAELERRLHLAEQTLAETLAEREKIQNEVTKVAEIMDVKIFELSEIRQGLAKLVESN; translated from the exons ATGGG GGAGCAGCCAATCTTCAGCACCAGGGCCCATGTTTTCCAGATCGACCCTGCCACCAAACGGAACTGGATCCCTGCCAGCAAGCACGCTTTGACTGTCTCATATTTCTACGATGCCACACGCAACGTGTACCGGATCATCAGTGTGGGGGGCACCAAG GCAATCATCAACAGCACTATTACACCCAACATGACCTTCACAAAGACGTCCCAGAAATTTGGACAATGGGCAGACAGCCGAGCCAACACGGTGTATGGGTTGGGCTTTGCTTCGGAGCAACATCTCTCCCAG TTTGCAGAGAAGTTCCAGGAAGTGAAAGAAGCAGCCCGTTTGGCGAGGGAGAAGTCCCAGGATAAAACAGAGCTGACCAATCCTGCCCTGAATATCACATCTCACCAG GTACTTCCCAGCCCCATCATCAGCTCCAATGGGCCAGGAGAAGATAAACTATTCCGGAGCCAAAGTGCCGatgttgagataacaacagagaaGGAGCGGCTGAAGAAGATGCTTTCAGAAGG TTCGGTGAGCGAGGTCCAGTGGGAGGCTGAATTCTTCAGCCTCCAGGACAACAACAACAAGCTAGTGGCTGCTCTCCATGAAGCCAACGCCAACGTGGACCAGTGGAAGAAGCAGCTGGCTGCTTATCAGGAGGAGACGGAAACGCTGCGGCAGCGG GTAGCAGAACTGGAGTCACAGGGAGCTCACGATTCCTCCAGTGAGAACAACAAGGAAGAGCTGAGCCAAACCCTGGAGGAGCTGGAACTACTGATCAAGGCTAAAGACGAG GAGATTCAGATGCTAAAGAGCCAAAAGTGTGGCCGATGGGAAGCAGAGGGTGAGCGTGAGGAGATACTGCAGAAGCTGCAG GAGTTGGAGGCACGCAACGCAGAGCTGGAGCGGCGCCTTCATTTGGCTGAGCAGACGCTGGCGGAGACCCTAGCTGAGAGAGAGAAGATCCAGAACGAGGTCACCAAGGTGGCAGAGATAATGGATGTGAAGATATTTGAGCTCAGTGAGATCCGGCAGGGACTAGCCAAGCTGGTCGAGAGCAACTGA
- the HOMER3 gene encoding homer protein homolog 3 isoform X1: MAVELFLREQPIFSTRAHVFQIDPATKRNWIPASKHALTVSYFYDATRNVYRIISVGGTKAIINSTITPNMTFTKTSQKFGQWADSRANTVYGLGFASEQHLSQFAEKFQEVKEAARLAREKSQDKTELTNPALNITSHQVLPSPIISSNGPGEDKLFRSQSADVEITTEKERLKKMLSEGSVSEVQWEAEFFSLQDNNNKLVAALHEANANVDQWKKQLAAYQEETETLRQRVAELESQGAHDSSSENNKEELSQTLEELELLIKAKDEEIQMLKSQKCGRWEAEGEREEILQKLQELEARNAELERRLHLAEQTLAETLAEREKIQNEVTKVAEIMDVKIFELSEIRQGLAKLVESN; this comes from the exons ATGGCCGTTGAGCTATTTTTAAG GGAGCAGCCAATCTTCAGCACCAGGGCCCATGTTTTCCAGATCGACCCTGCCACCAAACGGAACTGGATCCCTGCCAGCAAGCACGCTTTGACTGTCTCATATTTCTACGATGCCACACGCAACGTGTACCGGATCATCAGTGTGGGGGGCACCAAG GCAATCATCAACAGCACTATTACACCCAACATGACCTTCACAAAGACGTCCCAGAAATTTGGACAATGGGCAGACAGCCGAGCCAACACGGTGTATGGGTTGGGCTTTGCTTCGGAGCAACATCTCTCCCAG TTTGCAGAGAAGTTCCAGGAAGTGAAAGAAGCAGCCCGTTTGGCGAGGGAGAAGTCCCAGGATAAAACAGAGCTGACCAATCCTGCCCTGAATATCACATCTCACCAG GTACTTCCCAGCCCCATCATCAGCTCCAATGGGCCAGGAGAAGATAAACTATTCCGGAGCCAAAGTGCCGatgttgagataacaacagagaaGGAGCGGCTGAAGAAGATGCTTTCAGAAGG TTCGGTGAGCGAGGTCCAGTGGGAGGCTGAATTCTTCAGCCTCCAGGACAACAACAACAAGCTAGTGGCTGCTCTCCATGAAGCCAACGCCAACGTGGACCAGTGGAAGAAGCAGCTGGCTGCTTATCAGGAGGAGACGGAAACGCTGCGGCAGCGG GTAGCAGAACTGGAGTCACAGGGAGCTCACGATTCCTCCAGTGAGAACAACAAGGAAGAGCTGAGCCAAACCCTGGAGGAGCTGGAACTACTGATCAAGGCTAAAGACGAG GAGATTCAGATGCTAAAGAGCCAAAAGTGTGGCCGATGGGAAGCAGAGGGTGAGCGTGAGGAGATACTGCAGAAGCTGCAG GAGTTGGAGGCACGCAACGCAGAGCTGGAGCGGCGCCTTCATTTGGCTGAGCAGACGCTGGCGGAGACCCTAGCTGAGAGAGAGAAGATCCAGAACGAGGTCACCAAGGTGGCAGAGATAATGGATGTGAAGATATTTGAGCTCAGTGAGATCCGGCAGGGACTAGCCAAGCTGGTCGAGAGCAACTGA
- the HOMER3 gene encoding homer protein homolog 3 isoform X2 produces the protein MSTTREQPIFSTRAHVFQIDPATKRNWIPASKHALTVSYFYDATRNVYRIISVGGTKAIINSTITPNMTFTKTSQKFGQWADSRANTVYGLGFASEQHLSQFAEKFQEVKEAARLAREKSQDKTELTNPALNITSHQVLPSPIISSNGPGEDKLFRSQSADVEITTEKERLKKMLSEGSVSEVQWEAEFFSLQDNNNKLVAALHEANANVDQWKKQLAAYQEETETLRQRVAELESQGAHDSSSENNKEELSQTLEELELLIKAKDEEIQMLKSQKCGRWEAEGEREEILQKLQELEARNAELERRLHLAEQTLAETLAEREKIQNEVTKVAEIMDVKIFELSEIRQGLAKLVESN, from the exons ATGTCAACAACTAG GGAGCAGCCAATCTTCAGCACCAGGGCCCATGTTTTCCAGATCGACCCTGCCACCAAACGGAACTGGATCCCTGCCAGCAAGCACGCTTTGACTGTCTCATATTTCTACGATGCCACACGCAACGTGTACCGGATCATCAGTGTGGGGGGCACCAAG GCAATCATCAACAGCACTATTACACCCAACATGACCTTCACAAAGACGTCCCAGAAATTTGGACAATGGGCAGACAGCCGAGCCAACACGGTGTATGGGTTGGGCTTTGCTTCGGAGCAACATCTCTCCCAG TTTGCAGAGAAGTTCCAGGAAGTGAAAGAAGCAGCCCGTTTGGCGAGGGAGAAGTCCCAGGATAAAACAGAGCTGACCAATCCTGCCCTGAATATCACATCTCACCAG GTACTTCCCAGCCCCATCATCAGCTCCAATGGGCCAGGAGAAGATAAACTATTCCGGAGCCAAAGTGCCGatgttgagataacaacagagaaGGAGCGGCTGAAGAAGATGCTTTCAGAAGG TTCGGTGAGCGAGGTCCAGTGGGAGGCTGAATTCTTCAGCCTCCAGGACAACAACAACAAGCTAGTGGCTGCTCTCCATGAAGCCAACGCCAACGTGGACCAGTGGAAGAAGCAGCTGGCTGCTTATCAGGAGGAGACGGAAACGCTGCGGCAGCGG GTAGCAGAACTGGAGTCACAGGGAGCTCACGATTCCTCCAGTGAGAACAACAAGGAAGAGCTGAGCCAAACCCTGGAGGAGCTGGAACTACTGATCAAGGCTAAAGACGAG GAGATTCAGATGCTAAAGAGCCAAAAGTGTGGCCGATGGGAAGCAGAGGGTGAGCGTGAGGAGATACTGCAGAAGCTGCAG GAGTTGGAGGCACGCAACGCAGAGCTGGAGCGGCGCCTTCATTTGGCTGAGCAGACGCTGGCGGAGACCCTAGCTGAGAGAGAGAAGATCCAGAACGAGGTCACCAAGGTGGCAGAGATAATGGATGTGAAGATATTTGAGCTCAGTGAGATCCGGCAGGGACTAGCCAAGCTGGTCGAGAGCAACTGA